The DNA region aaaaaagctgcagctaaatcaagtattttttgccacaacaatcacaaaaaaaaaactcctgtacagactgtaCAGTGTGGGGAAAAGTCATTCAGTGAAAGCACTGTTGGTATTATTAGTCATGTTTGAGGTTTGAAACACTTCAAACAATGTCTTCCAATCCAAATTTATCCCAGTCAATGACAAGCAATGAATTAGACTAAATGACTCTGTACAGTTGGTCTCTTAATGCTCTGCCAAGTCTACTTGAGAGTTCCAGATGATGACAGACAATCTAGGCATAAGGTCTAGCTACATCTATGAATAGTCTTGACATCTGGGTGTTACATATTCTAGTGTAACGCTCccaaaaaattattaaataaaattcgaTGCCGTTCAAGCACATTACGGTTTCATAATCACGCAGCCACTCTATTAATAgataaaaaacaacactttcaCAACTGCAtaacatgcgcgcacacacacacacacacatttacaaggGATGCTAAGCATTTCCAgagtttcctgtttcctgtgcaCTTCCAGCTGTGAAATGCACATGTGGCAGTATCAGTGTGTGAGCATTGTAGAGCACATGTATATCACTTTTTTTCACTGGATAACGTCAACGAATCTGAATCCAGAACTATCCACAACCTGTTGGAGTTTCCCCCAGCATGTAACACTACCCGCTGAGAGGGGCTCTCTGGAGGTTATAGAGTGATGACATCATTTCCCACATAATCCTAGCGTTAACAGTAAACACTAACaaccagtccgtacaggattttggcAAGTTTTTTTGCGATTGTTGCTGCCAAAAAGTTTTGATTTTGTTACGTTTTTTCCCCCGAAGTTTGTGCTgtaacttgcagagttttttgtgcttttttgcagacaACCACTTTAACTGGcaaaatcgcaatcgcacaaaattgttttgcaccgtctttcagtgatgtttgttggtaaatgagatcttttagctcTACTCAtattcgacgcacgtgaatcgaacagGGCTTTGCCTGAATGTGTGCTGTGATGTCACATGTCGCGTCTTTGCCCAAATCTGCGCTAATTTTGAAACACTGCAAACTTCTTAGAATATtgtggcgtttgcttgattttacgttcatttctgtgattgcaaaatcgTGAAATCTCGTAGGGCCTGAACAACTGCAGCAGTAATGGAGGAGCttcaagtttgtttgttttttgtactcTGCAGTTGATTTTATGTGAAAGGAGACAGCAAGTTTGAGAAAAATGGGAATGTTATCAGACACTCCTGGAGACTGCGTTAAAATGTACTCCTCACTAACCTACGTTATGAAAACTGTGGTTGTCTGTGACAATTCTGTGCATGTTGTATGACCTATCAACAGTTTGTACTATTTGTAGGTCTAGCTGCAGGACCCGGTTCAGCGCTCTTGGCATCCTTACAAATAGGGTAGAATAATTCAGCACAGATACTTGTTTATATGGTTTAGTACTGACGCCATGGGCCAATCACAACACAGCGCACAGCTCCACGGGCCAATCACAACACAGCTGAAATATTTTTGCGCGCTCTTCCTTTCTTCTGATTTAGTATCTTTGCTAAGATTATTGTTTGTAGTAATACAGGcctatttaattgaatttaaatgtttgttattttaGAACACAGATCTGTCCTCGTAAAAGAAAGAGCGCAAAAGAGCGGTGtcctatttatatttttgtgtcGCTCAGTCTTTCATATTATGTTGCGCTGCTGTATGTTATAGTATATGTGCTGTTATGAAGTGTAAAGGAGAAAGTGTTGGCGAGATAGCGATCAAGAAACATGGAGTTAGTGAGAAATAAAGCTTCACATTATAGTGCATTATTCTGCAACAATATTTTCGAACACACACGCAGTAGATCCCTACTCGTCTCAACTCTCAGCTGATTTGGAAGCAAGCTGGAAAAGAGCACTGAAAAACATTTTGCCTTGATTTATACAATATATGATTGTTATTGGATTGTGTTAGTAGCTCTGTGACAATAGTGCTTAGTAATGTGTAGATCAGCTGGCCTACAGCTAACAGAGATCAGACACTTAAGACCAACGACTAAACATGCACATTTTACATAGAATCCCTGTATAATCACGGTAGGGGGGGTAAAAATAAGACCCCAAAAAGTCGATGTATAATTCACAGTCTggaaataatggaaaaaaatgtggTATCACATGCCATACTACTAGAATAGGACACACGAATGCACatgtgcgcacgcacacacaactTTTAACACAGACACCTTAAGAGATCTACACAACTGGGGTTaggtgtttggggggggggggggggggtaagtcAGACACTATTTGCTTTCTTGCTATCAATGTGTAGCTGCCATCTTGAGCAGGTATGGTAGTTAATCATACAATGATCAGTCCTGAAGGCAAAGCATCACACAAATTCAACAGTAGGCTTTAGTATGTGGGGTATTCTAGCATCACTCCAGAGTGAAATCACAGCTAAATCATCGACTCAGTGCCCAAAGGCCAGGTGTTTTCCCCTAAGGATCTGTGGTAAATCTTAGGAAGATAAAGAGgtagagaaaatgtgtgtgtgaaagtaagagtgagagagtgtgtgagtgagagtgtgagtgagagtgtgtgagagtaagagtgtgtgagagtgattGAATGtgtaagagacagacagacagacagacaaacagagagagagagagagagagacccagcAGTAAAGCAGTACTGCAGAACCCATCACTGCTACGTCAGTGCACTGCAGGCTCGGTTCCTCCAGGCGCTACCTTTTCACGCGGATGATTTGGTCCCGCATGGGCTTGATGTCCTGGAAGCTCTGCTGGTTCACCAGGCTGTACACCAGGATGAAGCCCTGGCCGTTCTTGATGTACAGGTCGCGCATGGATGCGAACTGTTCCGTGCCGGCCGTGTCCAGGATCTCAAGCACCGAGGGCGACGAGTCCACCTCTATCTCCTTGCGGTAGAAGTCCTCGATGGTCGGGTCGTACTTCTCGATGAACGTGCCGGTGACGAACTGCACGGTGAGGGCGGACTTGCCCACGCCGCCGCTGCCCAGCACCACCACTTTGTACTCGCGCATAGCTCTTAGCGGACCGTTAAaacttaaacaaaaacaacacagagcGTGCACCAGCACCCGGTATTCGTCATTTAAAAACACGTAATAAAAGGCAAAGCTGCGTTTTAGCTACAGTCCCAGTGACGAAGCGGGTCCCATGCTGCTCCTGGCGCCCTTCTTTTGCTTTTAGCTAGGCGAAGTAAACAAGCGGCGCACAAAGGCGCGGAGCCCGAACAAGGAAACGAAGAAGACGCGGTGGTGCATTATCGCGCTCCTGCCCGGCGTCGACTATTACCGCAATCCGGTTACCTGCTGCACGATTTCCAGCGTCGGCGCGTTAGGCAGCTCAGGTTCTTTCATTTGCTGAGCTCACGGTCCTAAATCATCCACACGGCGAAAACGGCGCTACTCCTGCGCAGAGTAACATTAGCTGCAGTACTGGCTAAGCTAACAAAGCTTCACCCGGAATCTCGGAGCTGCAAATGAAAAACGAGGTCGTCTTTAAAGCAACCACAAGGTCGAAAGTTTAGAGAAAACAGTCCCTCGTCTGTGTCTTCATTTCGCCTCTTCTTCTGCGCACCGACACATCCGCGGCCGCCATGCTCTCGGGTGGAGACCCACAAGCGCCCGCCGCCGCCGCGTTACCGCCCGTTTCCCTACACGGCTTCCGTAGCCAGCGCCAGGCGAAGGACGTCATCAGCGTCTCATGCATGGGAGCTGCGACGGGAGGCTGATAGGCGCGGCCACGCTCTTCAAACCGCACCCCGCGCCTGTGTGGAAGAAGCGCGGAGGATTTCCAAACTCGGATTTCCGCTCAGTGTTGGAGCTGTCTGGGGCGGGGCGAGACGCTGCTGTCCAATAGCCAACAAGCTCGAGGACACGCGCCAAAAAGAGCAGCGCGTTGGAtgttgttgctatggaaacgctCAGGCCTTCCAAAAGGGCAACAGTGTGTGTTGTTTCAGACTGTTGTTTCATTGTAGTTGTTGAGGCAAAATGAGCAATTCTGCTGAACCCCAATTGAAATCTTACTCAATGCCCCAGAAGGCTGGAGCCAGCATCTCCTGGATACTTTGTGCATGTGTACATGCATGCCAAGACATTTCATCTCcgtattatttacagtaataccACTGTCATGCAACTCATCTTTCCCTTCTTCtcgtaccacacacacacattcaccataTGGAGATATAGACTTACTGTCCTCCAACGCCTGCTACACTATATGgttaaaagtatgtggacaccataCATCATACCAATATGTGCagtttgaacatcccattccaaatttagtccccctttgctgttataataacctccacacttctgagaaggtttttccactagattttggaagaggctcagtggttaaaggctctgggttactgatcagatgatcaggagttcaagccccagcactgccaagctaccactgttgggtccttgagcaaggccctcaattgctcagttgtataaatgagataaatgtaagtcgctctggatacaggtgtctgccaaatgccataaatataaatgtaaatataatgaaaacTGGCATTAACCAGCTAAAGGACACTGTCCAAGCTCATGCGCTCATATAGCGCACTTGGCTGGCTGGCAGATTCGGACCCTTCAGAGTTGAATTTGACTCGAGCCCTGCAGCCCAAACAGCTTGCTAGTTACAAATTCCCATGTCTGGTGTCAACTGATAAGCAATAAAAGGCCAGAAAAAGGCAATGTAATGACTCATCTGGGCTCATGTCCTTTAAGAGCCCAATGATGAGTCATCCTCCTCACTCCTCCTGGAAGGAACGCAAGGATGCTATGTCTACTGGCACGTTTAAGCAATTCTACCAAGTAGTTAAACTCTGCAAAGTCCAAAAATGGTTCTAGGTCAGTCCCATCTAGCATGCAGGTGCTGCTAAAGGAATGGATGATACCTGTTCATACAGCTCTGGTCACGACAGAATTCATCATGACAGTGCAATGATTTTATTGAACTGAACTCTGTGGTGTGCTTTGTAGTGAATATGATGGATCACTAGGAGTTCGAGTCACATGCCTGCAGTTCATGTCTGTATCACATCACTAGTAGTCTCCCCGCATGAACCACAATATATTCAGGTTAGTTTGACCCGAGAGGTCCATTCTCTCAAAAGGGTAGACCCCCACGGTTCAAAACAGAATTCTACTcaattttcttcctttttcagaGAATGAAGATGGTGGTTTTCATCTAATTTTAAATTTCAGAGATTTAAACTGGTTCTTATTGACCCTCCCTTTTTGTATATGTGTAGGTTTGCATCATGCACCATGGTCTCTAGTGAGATTGAACACCCATCCCTTACAGTGACGTGCCACTCTATGAGGAGTGCTTCCTATTCATGGGCATTATTTAGAAATGTGCTGCTGCTACTTGGGCATCACCATGCACTTTCTCCAGCGTCTACAAGCATACCATCACCTCTCCCAGCAAAGTGAACGTGCTGGTCATCTCTGAACACCTTTCCAGTTAATCCTATTGTGAGTCCTGTTCCTCATGACATAGCTGGCATACATTATGCAGATGTTTCTCACTGCCCCCGACAGTTAGGAGCGGTGAAACAGAACACTAGTTACATATTTAGCTGTGGTTCTATTAACCCAGACAGTATGTTACCCAATAATTATTTTACATTGGACTCCTCACATAACTCACATAAGAGTAATGAATATCATTATTTAGCTCATCTTAATGTCAAAAAAGGTAGTTAAAAGGTTCTTGCTACCAGTCTGTGTAGTTCTCTTCAAACCAGGTGTCTTTATATCCATAAAATATGTCATTGATGAGATGATTGATTGGCGATGTGACTCCATTGTGATATGTGCACCTGGAATTTGTGTGTTTTAGAAACGCATGCACAATTGATCAAGCTTCGTCACCCTGTTATATtcacaaatataaaacacatgGTGGTCATTAAAGGATTTTATTCACTTTGTgacaatatattttacaaactTTATGTTTACAGAACCAAAAGAAGCAATAAACTACTTAATATTACACAAAGAAACATATAAAAAGCTCTTTAAATTCTTATAATGTGTGGCATAATTAATCTGCATGGAAATTGACAGTGTGAATCCTTCCTCGTATCTGGTATTGAATAGAGCCTAGGAACAAGGTAGTGCTCAGAAAACATAGTACAGCTTAGTACATCTGTTATTTGAAAGCCTGTTCTCCACATCAGGAAGCAACATATCCAGGTATTTATCCTGCGTGCATTAGCAATCTTTGGGCACTAAACCTACATGTTCCCTCAAGGTGTGGAGAAAAAGGTTTTACTATACAGACCCTTCTTTAGCATCAGATTGTTGaatatttagttattttacATTTAGGTGTAGGAGAGCCAATGCGGTCTTCTGTTTTACAAAAGCTTTCAAACAACATTAAGAGACATAAAATGGTCAGAGCAACACATAGAAGATAAGGCAAAGATCACACGTGAACAGACTAAGGTAGTGAGTGCACTGTAGCCCTCGAGTCATAAACCTGTCCAGAATGTGCTACAACAGTCAAGAGATAAATTACATTCTGAAATTCTTATCCACCAGACTGACACGAAGAAAGCAGGagacacactgatacacactgatgATAGACACATTCACGTGTTTAGTAAAATTTCTGTAATGGGAGAGAGAACATGAGGCTCTCTAACTCTAGATCAGCCATAGGGACAAAGCAGTAAACATTCCTATTTCTATGATTATCTCTGAAACAAAACCACAATTCTATTGTAATGTCAGTGATGTTTGATCTGTTATAGTCATAGTGTTACAGCAGGATTGTGCCCATGCTCCAGAGTGATGACACACTGCTTTTTTAGCACTagtatgttgtttttaaaaaaaaaaaaaaatgaaaaaaaaataaaataaaattccaatGAATGTGCATTTACACCTGGACAATGGAAATAAAcctgtataaacatttattagaaTAAGTGAAAAAATTTTAAgactagtatttttttttttttcaattaaatagtATGGTCCATGACAATAAGGCATTGAAACTAAGTATTCTTCCAGCAGTGGGAAGATATACTTGAACCTAccatcttgaaaaaaaaaaagaaaagaaaagaaaaaacataacaGCAACATCACTTACAAAAACAGTTTCATTCATAGCAATTTTGAACTGTCACATTAACAAATTAGTACTGTTCTAAAATATTAGCACGCAAAACTGAACTATAAAATGAAATGCTGTGTTAACTTTAATTTGACATTACATGAA from Ictalurus furcatus strain D&B chromosome 6, Billie_1.0, whole genome shotgun sequence includes:
- the LOC128608918 gene encoding ras-related protein Rap-2a — translated: MREYKVVVLGSGGVGKSALTVQFVTGTFIEKYDPTIEDFYRKEIEVDSSPSVLEILDTAGTEQFASMRDLYIKNGQGFILVYSLVNQQSFQDIKPMRDQIIRVKRYEKVPVILVGNKVDLESEREVSVSEGQALAEEWGCPFIETSAKSKTMVDELFAEIVRQMDYAAQPDKDDPCCSSCNIQ